In a single window of the Bacteroidota bacterium genome:
- a CDS encoding serine hydrolase domain-containing protein: protein MKKYIFLILIFFGTQFSCNTDQPESYLVSVDEIESHSKNKEFNPEAVSRIDDFFAYRNKIGRFNGVVLFADGDKIFEKAYGYSNFQYRDSLSVNTSFQLASVSKPVTAVATLMLKERGKLSLSDSVQKFIPDFPYEGITVEQLLSHRSGLGNYVYWSEKYWANQDSLMSNDDVLRLMVEHKPAVYYRPNQRYFYNNSNYELLASIVEKASGQSFEEFLDENIFEPLDMENSYLYTIDSLADHDEATGYENKRRPYTPFFLDGVHGDKGLYSTVGDLYKFDQGLRSGKLLSDSTITEAYTNRSKSFRKPYGLGWRLAEYNGKKLIYHHGWWRGFKSYFIRSIEDDKTIIVLTNMVNGTKLNNDILLDLLAKSESHTFADNNQKESSKGEV, encoded by the coding sequence TTGAAGAAATATATATTTTTAATCCTAATATTTTTTGGAACTCAATTTTCTTGTAATACAGATCAGCCGGAATCCTATTTGGTTTCTGTTGATGAAATTGAATCGCACTCCAAAAATAAAGAATTTAATCCTGAAGCAGTAAGCAGAATTGATGATTTCTTTGCCTACAGGAATAAAATAGGGAGGTTTAATGGGGTAGTGCTGTTTGCCGACGGCGATAAAATATTTGAAAAAGCTTATGGCTATTCTAATTTTCAATACAGAGATTCTTTAAGTGTTAATACGAGTTTCCAGTTGGCTTCGGTATCAAAACCTGTTACCGCTGTGGCAACTTTAATGTTGAAAGAACGGGGTAAGTTATCTCTTTCCGATTCTGTCCAGAAATTTATTCCTGATTTTCCGTATGAAGGTATTACTGTTGAGCAGTTATTATCGCATAGAAGCGGACTGGGTAATTATGTTTACTGGAGCGAAAAGTATTGGGCGAATCAGGATTCACTGATGAGTAATGATGATGTTTTGAGATTGATGGTCGAGCATAAACCCGCTGTTTATTACAGACCAAATCAGCGATACTTTTACAATAATTCAAATTACGAACTTCTCGCTTCAATAGTTGAAAAAGCCTCAGGGCAGAGTTTTGAGGAGTTTTTAGATGAGAATATATTTGAACCGCTGGATATGGAGAACAGCTATTTGTATACAATAGATAGCTTGGCAGATCATGATGAAGCTACGGGCTATGAAAATAAACGACGTCCCTATACTCCATTTTTTCTGGATGGGGTTCATGGCGATAAAGGATTGTATTCTACGGTTGGAGATCTGTATAAATTTGATCAGGGATTGAGGAGTGGAAAATTGCTTTCCGATTCAACTATAACAGAAGCATATACCAACAGGTCTAAGTCGTTCAGAAAACCTTATGGGTTAGGGTGGAGGCTGGCTGAATATAATGGCAAAAAACTTATTTATCATCACGGATGGTGGCGAGGATTTAAAAGTTATTTTATCAGATCTATCGAAGACGATAAAACTATTATAGTTCTTACCAATATGGTAAACGGGACTAAGTTGAATAA
- a CDS encoding DUF1684 domain-containing protein, producing the protein MLFLQLALISVFFSHNITESSANQSDNYKSDIENWQNELNSQFRDKDNSPLTEEGLSVFVGLNFYEVSQNYKVKAKFTLTPFEPVFKMKTNTARLPEYKIYGIAAFELNGKKFELNVYQNQRLMHMEGYEDYLFIPYTDLTSGNTSYAGGKYIEARIPKTDILIIDFNKSYNPYCAYNHKYSCPIPPRDNHLDIRIEAGVKAYTDLDDKSHH; encoded by the coding sequence ATGTTATTTTTACAACTTGCTTTGATCAGTGTATTTTTTTCACACAATATTACAGAATCATCAGCAAATCAATCAGATAACTACAAATCTGATATTGAAAATTGGCAAAATGAACTAAACTCTCAATTCAGAGATAAAGACAACTCCCCACTTACAGAGGAAGGCTTAAGTGTATTTGTAGGATTAAACTTCTACGAAGTTTCTCAAAACTACAAAGTTAAAGCAAAATTTACATTAACTCCTTTTGAACCGGTTTTCAAAATGAAGACTAATACTGCACGGCTTCCCGAATATAAAATATATGGAATTGCCGCCTTTGAACTCAATGGAAAGAAATTTGAATTAAACGTTTATCAAAATCAAAGACTGATGCACATGGAAGGCTATGAAGATTATTTATTTATTCCGTATACCGATCTAACCTCCGGAAACACTTCGTATGCCGGCGGTAAATATATTGAAGCCAGAATACCCAAAACGGATATTTTGATAATTGATTTCAACAAATCTTATAATCCTTATTGCGCATACAACCATAAATATTCATGCCCGATACCTCCGCGCGACAATCACCTGGATATTAGAATAGAAGCCGGAGTTAAGGCCTATACCGACTTAGACGACAAGAGTCATCATTAA
- a CDS encoding DUF2892 domain-containing protein, with protein MLSKIIRIGLSVILFALGVYLITEREIGNGIMVILLGAVVLFTFFRNEMILLAFWHLRKQNFEKTEKFLGYIKNPDKSLIKSQQAYYAYLMGLVNSQKQTGKAMGEAEKNFKKALNIGLNMDHDKAMANLQLAALVMAKGRKQEAQKLLTAAKKLDKSKMLTDQIKMLQGQMKMPVQKNMDHFRMGGGKGRRR; from the coding sequence ATGTTATCAAAAATAATTAGAATTGGATTATCAGTAATATTATTTGCCTTAGGTGTTTATCTGATCACTGAAAGAGAGATAGGTAATGGTATTATGGTTATTTTACTTGGGGCCGTTGTTTTATTTACTTTTTTCAGAAATGAAATGATCCTTTTAGCATTTTGGCACCTTAGAAAACAAAATTTCGAAAAGACTGAAAAATTTCTTGGCTACATCAAGAATCCGGACAAAAGTTTAATAAAATCACAACAGGCATACTACGCTTACCTTATGGGACTGGTAAATTCTCAGAAACAAACGGGTAAAGCTATGGGTGAGGCTGAAAAGAATTTCAAAAAAGCATTGAATATTGGTCTTAACATGGATCACGATAAAGCTATGGCAAATTTACAGTTAGCTGCTTTAGTGATGGCCAAAGGCAGAAAACAGGAAGCTCAGAAGCTTCTTACTGCCGCTAAAAAACTGGACAAATCAAAAATGCTTACCGATCAGATAAAGATGCTGCAGGGACAAATGAAAATGCCTGTTCAGAAAAACATGGATCACTTCAGAATGGGTGGCGGTAAAGGCAGAAGAAGATAG
- a CDS encoding MarC family protein encodes MEQSFAFFLASFSGLFAIMNPIAMTPFFITITKEADNETKKEVAFKSTLVAFIVVSVFVLTGSYLFKFFGITIPGFKIFGGLLIAMVGLEMVQSKKPSTKNTKVALKDFDLGQAISPLATPILAGPGTIVTAMNYVDPEQPISVMTTIISFAIVSLLTYLAFRSSDFIVKKIGDNVIQVIAKIMGLIIGVIGIDMFISGVRIAFNL; translated from the coding sequence ATGGAACAAAGTTTCGCATTTTTTTTAGCCTCTTTCTCCGGGTTATTTGCAATTATGAACCCTATTGCAATGACTCCGTTTTTCATTACAATTACTAAAGAAGCTGATAATGAAACAAAAAAAGAGGTAGCTTTTAAATCAACATTGGTTGCATTTATTGTTGTTTCTGTATTTGTATTAACAGGTTCTTATTTATTTAAGTTTTTTGGCATTACTATTCCGGGATTCAAAATTTTTGGAGGACTATTAATCGCTATGGTTGGGTTGGAAATGGTACAATCTAAAAAGCCATCTACCAAAAACACAAAAGTTGCCTTAAAAGATTTCGATTTAGGTCAGGCTATTTCACCGCTCGCCACACCTATACTGGCAGGCCCCGGAACAATCGTTACCGCAATGAATTATGTTGATCCTGAACAGCCCATATCGGTAATGACAACTATAATATCTTTTGCCATTGTTTCATTATTAACCTATCTCGCTTTCAGATCAAGTGATTTTATAGTAAAAAAGATAGGTGATAACGTAATTCAGGTTATTGCAAAGATCATGGGACTGATTATTGGTGTTATCGGCATTGATATGTTTATATCAGGGGTTAGGATTGCTTTTAATTTATAG
- a CDS encoding metallophosphoesterase, which yields MKRLIAFMFLLSTFAAVGQNSKIPKSYSNLSFDKDGVLTLNLDGKELKEVYDSSPQTLSNLIGNPKGTESGIAFDFGKAVESGVLYYGFIPYHDMKYPLPVYFKRTSKIIGGKADIDISKMKGKYDMISWEENGMGTFGYRVQEESGNLIYEGIVSFKGKGPFELADAIIEGPSVAMSYPNEVILRLKTNRSAKVEIFINGKIISSSAVLHEIKVDSLKPNTKYSYKVVVDGFEQNYSLKTSPKAGSRTKFRFAYASDSRSGIGGGERDLGGTNFYIVKKIMAYAGLRDVSFMQYTGDLINGYNSSKGKQQAEYANWKRAIDPWAHYFPIIPAIGNHEVLSYEFKPDPNAWPMGVDRFPFETESMEAIFADEFTLPTNGPDSEDGAYYDPSKRTIDFPSYKENVFYYTYDNIAVVVLNSEYWYATRLPKYPETSGSPHGYLMENQIKWMKETIAMLEKNDDIDHIFVTQHTPTFPNGGHTGDAMYYGGNNDVRAYVAGKAVKKGMIDVRDEYLDFLVNKSKKVKAILTGDEHNYARTEVGPETNLYPDNWKGKRIELSRTIQQINNGAAGAPYYAQEEMPWSDMVSNFSTQNAVVIFEIEGESIRMEVVNPDTFDEIDEFEFF from the coding sequence ATGAAGAGATTAATAGCTTTTATGTTTTTATTGTCAACATTCGCCGCTGTTGGCCAGAATAGTAAAATACCAAAATCGTATTCAAATTTATCATTCGATAAAGATGGGGTTTTAACTCTTAATCTTGATGGTAAAGAGTTAAAAGAAGTTTATGATAGCTCTCCACAAACACTCTCTAATCTCATAGGTAATCCAAAGGGAACGGAAAGCGGAATAGCATTCGATTTTGGAAAGGCTGTAGAGTCGGGAGTTCTTTACTATGGATTTATTCCATACCATGATATGAAATATCCTTTACCGGTATATTTTAAGAGAACATCAAAAATAATTGGCGGCAAAGCTGATATCGATATCTCAAAAATGAAAGGGAAGTACGATATGATTTCCTGGGAAGAAAATGGAATGGGTACTTTTGGTTATAGGGTTCAGGAAGAAAGCGGAAATTTAATTTACGAAGGAATAGTTTCTTTTAAAGGGAAAGGTCCGTTTGAGCTTGCCGATGCAATTATTGAAGGCCCTTCAGTTGCAATGTCATACCCTAATGAAGTAATTCTCAGATTGAAAACCAATCGTTCGGCTAAGGTTGAAATTTTTATTAACGGGAAAATAATATCATCAAGTGCTGTGTTGCACGAGATAAAAGTTGACAGTTTAAAACCAAATACGAAATATTCTTATAAAGTTGTAGTTGACGGGTTTGAGCAAAATTATTCGCTGAAAACATCTCCAAAAGCCGGTAGCAGAACAAAGTTCAGATTTGCCTATGCCAGTGATTCCCGTTCGGGTATTGGAGGCGGAGAACGCGACCTTGGAGGTACTAATTTTTATATTGTGAAAAAGATAATGGCTTACGCCGGTCTCAGGGACGTGTCGTTTATGCAGTATACAGGCGATTTAATAAACGGGTATAATTCAAGCAAGGGAAAACAGCAGGCCGAATATGCAAACTGGAAAAGAGCCATTGATCCATGGGCTCATTATTTCCCGATAATTCCCGCAATTGGCAATCATGAGGTTTTATCCTATGAGTTTAAGCCCGACCCGAATGCCTGGCCGATGGGAGTAGACCGTTTCCCGTTCGAAACAGAGTCGATGGAGGCAATATTTGCTGATGAATTCACACTGCCGACCAACGGACCTGACAGCGAAGACGGAGCTTATTACGATCCGTCGAAAAGAACAATTGATTTTCCGAGCTATAAAGAAAATGTGTTTTACTACACTTACGATAATATTGCGGTAGTTGTGCTTAACAGTGAATACTGGTACGCAACGCGCTTGCCAAAATACCCCGAAACATCGGGGTCGCCTCATGGCTATTTAATGGAGAATCAGATAAAGTGGATGAAGGAAACAATTGCTATGCTGGAAAAGAACGATGATATAGACCATATTTTTGTTACCCAGCATACTCCAACCTTCCCTAATGGCGGACATACCGGCGATGCAATGTATTACGGAGGAAATAATGATGTCAGGGCTTATGTGGCAGGGAAAGCCGTAAAGAAAGGTATGATAGATGTAAGGGATGAATATCTTGATTTTTTGGTAAATAAATCTAAGAAAGTAAAAGCTATTTTAACAGGCGATGAGCATAATTACGCCAGAACTGAGGTAGGTCCGGAAACAAACCTGTATCCCGATAACTGGAAAGGTAAAAGAATTGAACTTAGCAGAACAATACAGCAAATAAATAATGGCGCTGCCGGAGCTCCTTATTACGCTCAGGAAGAAATGCCATGGAGCGATATGGTATCTAATTTCTCAACGCAAAATGCAGTTGTTATTTTCGAAATCGAGGGAGAAAGTATTAGGATGGAAGTAGTGAATCCCGATACTTTTGATGAGATTGATGAGTTCGAGTTTTTTTAA